A stretch of Sparus aurata unplaced genomic scaffold, fSpaAur1.1, whole genome shotgun sequence DNA encodes these proteins:
- the LOC115577587 gene encoding myelin-oligodendrocyte glycoprotein-like — MDVQLQVKERFPSWAKALLVLLVLGLLVGALLVYFRHYFMSVYQVEVDSGAESVQLPCKTRVCLPKDIKVVWWDGYYRKVHVYQNGSDQAEEQDIYYRDRTEMKRKLLEPGDLSLTLKHPTDTDRDSRTYTCTVYNREGRKLMEKQVVLNVKDQLRGPTGTDYQGPAVEGPSKGLK; from the exons ATGGacgtacagctgcaggtcaaag aacgattcccatcctgggccaaagctctcctggttctcctggttcttgGACTTCTTGTTGGAGCTCTTTTAGTATATTTTAGGCACtatttcatgtcag tctaccaggtggaggtggattcaggggcggagtctgtccagctgccctgcaaaaccagAGTTTGCCTGCCGAAAGACATTAAAGTGGTGTGGTGGGACGGATACTACAGGaaggtccatgtgtatcagaacggttctgaccaGGCTGAAGAACAGGACATATATTACAGAGatcgaacagagatgaagagaaaactgctggaacctggagacctcagtctgaccctgaaacaccccacagacacagacagagacagtaggacctacacctgcaccgtctacaacagggaggGACGCAAACTGATGGAGAAACAGGTGGTGCTGAATGTCAaag ACCAGCTGAGGGGTCCAACTGGGACTGATTACCAGGGTCCAGCGGTGGAGGGGCCCTCGaaaggcctgaaataa